One region of Purpureocillium takamizusanense chromosome 4, complete sequence genomic DNA includes:
- the MID1 gene encoding stretch-activated cation channel mid1 (SECRETED:SignalP(1-35~SECRETED:cutsite=AFA-AE~SECRETED:prob=0.7968)~TransMembrane:1 (n10-28c35/36o601-617i)~BUSCO:EOG09261S7X~COG:S~EggNog:ENOG503NZ3A) produces MQLSPLQSRLVASLAASVFLLILYLLLVSPRLAFAAEIPFDSHQPIVATHDINALQGAIYEPEFALLDRSFIGRAPPGVEALQLDQPRALNLEPGKTACYMVEKAVLQGNTASGNAPRDEIKREALPDDASDSDSSTPSGKPTGLLYLSANTCRQPRAARSKDNTLAPQLIISVSNSSLAGCPKATKPLRVDRDKAFEEGAVMYSVNATGDIYIGITAPNVSADFQGVYNYEIAASLEDYFHQYQEDGDSELLWMDSDSSSALLMTQDLTRSRDDIARIMSQEPPYELFVSNKNWTDMHGMMRSACGLQRSAQIMANSASNKNLNSPVKTAMTLRGRGGFPKQQFYFVALNESTTYTGILVKKANVTAHEKRQAGGAARPGSIVYQATEFNTVSRTNCQVVTDLEFCDEIQYAVPGNSNKFNNTALAKAYDDYAKSMYANFEKVMMQIPCEAGRTSRYSLAKTCDDCRTAYKRWLCSVSIPRCEDLGSSNAFALVRNAGQAFPNGTKMSDSGFENKPYSMVSRNVFIDQKIEPGPYKEMLPCEDICYNVVQNCPAKIGFRCPQPKLVAFNYSYGRRDSNGSTVACNYPGEARTPMSTAMRTIPNLMLVVIAILTVVLG; encoded by the exons ATGCAGCTCAGCCCATTACAATCGCGGCTTGTGGCCTCTCTAGCCGCCTCGGTCTTCCTCCTCATTCTCTACCTCCTTCTGGTCTCGCCGCGATTAGCCTTTGCCGCCGAGATCCCCTTCGATTCCCATCAACCGATCGTTGCGACACACGACATCAATGCCCTACAGGGCGCGATTTACGAACCAGAGTTTGCGCTCCTTGACAGGAGCTTCATcggacgagcgccgccgggtGTGGAGGCTCTCCAGCTTGACCAACCTCGGGCTTTAAACCTCGAGCCCGGCAAGACGGCGTGCTACATGGTAGAAAAGGCCGTGCTGCAGGGAAATACCGCTTCTGGAAACGCTCCACGCGATGAGATCAAGAGGGAGGCCTTGCCGGACGATGCTTCCGACAGCGACTCGTCCACGCCATCTGGCAAGCCAACTGGGCTGCTATACTTATCTGCGAATACTTGTCGGCAGCCCCGTGCGGCCAGGTCCAAAGACAACACGCTCGCCCCGCAACTCATCATATCTGTCTCCAACTCGAGCTTGGCAGGCTGTCCAAAAGCCACAAAACCTTTAAGGGTCGATAGAGACAAGGCGTTTGAGGAAGGCGCAGTTATGTACAGCGTGAACGCGACCGGAGACATCTACATCGGCATTACCGCGCCAAACGTATCAGCAGACTTTCAAGGGGTGTACAATTATGAGATTGCCGCGTCGCTAGAGGATTACTTCCATCAATACCAGGAGGATGGAGACTCGGAGCTTCTGTGGATGGACAGCGATTCATCGTCAGCGCTGCTGATGACGCAGGACCTGACGCGGAGCAGGGACGACATTGCACGAATCATGAGCCAGGAGCCTCCGTACGAGCTTTTCGTCAGTAACAAAAACTGGACCGACATGCACGGCATGATGCGTTCTGCTTGCGGTCTTCAGCGGAGCGCCCAAATCATGGCCAATAGCGCGAGCAACAAGAACCTCAACAGTCCCGTGAAGACTGCAATGACTCTCCGAGGTCGTGGCGGCTTTCCAAAGCAGCAATTCTATTTCGTGGCTCTCAACGAGAGCACAACTTATACCGGTATTTTGGTCAAGAAAGCCAACGTGACCGCGCATGAAAAGAGACAAGCAGGGGGCGCGGCCAGGCCCGGAAGCATCGTGTATCAGGCCACCGAGTTTAACACTGTCTCTA GAACAAACTGCCAAGTCGTCACAGACCTCGAGTTTTGTGACGAGATTCAGTACGCAGTCCCGGGCAACAGCAACAAGTTCAACAATACGGCGTTAGCCAAGGCGTACGATGATTATGCCAAGTCCATGTACGCAAACTTTGAGAAGGTGATGATGCAAATACCCTGCGAGGCGGGGCGGACGTCGCGATATTCGCTAGCCAAGACGTGCGACGACTGCAGGACGGCGTACAAGCGTTGGCTTTGCAGCGTGAGCATACCGCGGTGCGAGGAtctcggcagcagcaacgctTTTGCACTCGTTCGAAATGCGGGACAGGCGTTTCCCAACGGCACCAAGATGTCGGATAGCGGCTTCGAGAATAAGCCGTATTCAATGGTGTCCCGGAATGTCTTCATCGACCAGAAGATAGAACCGGGACCGTACAAGGAGATGCTTCCTTGCGAAGACATTTGCTACAACGTGGTTCAGAACTGCCCGGCCAAGATTGGCTTCAGATGTCCGCAGCCGAAGCTGGTAGCGTTTAACTACAGCTACGGGCGGCGAGACTCAAACGGGTCGACGGTTGCGTGCAACTATCCGGGCGAAGCGCGAACACCGATGAGCACGGCAATGAGGACTATCCCGAATCTGATGCTGGTCGTCATTGCCATTCTTACCGTCGTGCTTGGCTGA
- a CDS encoding uncharacterized protein (EggNog:ENOG503P8QV~TransMembrane:1 (n15-23c28/29o79-97i)), with translation MAARHRQMLPLTRRLTLATSASGPSTTSARLPLTTRTLPVVVPLLPAATTRRCYASGSGSASKQPSATSQFYKTFTRPIAKVLLLAVFTYQVVYWSWMKLEADEVREERDATIAELEATVGAYDKKKKGEDGEKAGAEGKTKTP, from the exons atggcagccAGGCACAGGCAGATGCTCCCGCTCACGCGCCGCCTCACCCTCGCCACATCCGCCTCCGGCCCCAGCACAACGAGCGCACGCCTCCCCCTCACAACGAGAACCTTGCCGGTCGTCGTCCCCCTACTAcctgcggcgacgacgaggcgatgctacgccagcggcagcggcagcgcgtcAAAACAGCCGAGCGCGACG TCCCAATTCTACAAGACCTTCACCCGCCCCATCGCCAAGGTGCTactcctcgccgtcttcacgTACCAGGTCGTGTACTGGTCGTGGATGAAGCTCGAGGCGGATGAGGTCCGCGAGGAGAGAGACG CGACGATtgcggagctcgaggccacgGTTGGCGCGTACGacaagaagaaaaagggggaggatggggagAAGGCCGGTGCTGAggggaagacgaagacgccaTGA
- a CDS encoding 3-oxoacyl-[acyl-carrier-protein] reductase (EggNog:ENOG503NX79~COG:Q), whose amino-acid sequence MTTLSLQDVDNRVQGRLALVTGATGGIGSACARALAADGCDVALHYASSEEKAEALASSLRKAHPAQFFTTIRADLSDRAATRALVPSLLGREAVSARGHAAVSVLVANAGMGRRIRDVADIGEDDWDDILEVNARSQFVVTKACVEGMRRQGWGRVVLVGSIASRGGGINGCHYAASKGAMTSMGLNLATVLAGEGITVNIVQPAMIGATGMIPTPKSRTWKSTDHVEELKVSDPGLGIAASVPVHRLGVPEEVANVVSMFVKTGYMTGQEVLLAGGLK is encoded by the exons ATGACGACGCTCTCACTGCAAGACGTGGACAACAGAGTGCAGGGCCGCCTGGCACTCGTCACCGGCGCAAC GGGTGGCATCGGGTCTGCCTGCGCGAGGGcactggccgccgacggctgcgATGTTGCGCTGCACTACGCGTCCAGCGAG GAAAAAGCCGAAGCCCTAGCCTCGTCCCTCCGGAAAGCCCACCCGGCGCAGTTCTTCACGACGATCCGGGCGGACCTGTCGgaccgggcggcgacgcgggcgctcgtgccgtcgctgctgggccgcgaggcggtgtcggcgcgcgggcacgcGGCCGTGTCGGTGCTCGTGGCCAACGCGGGCATGGGGCGGCGCATCAGGGACGTGGCCGAcatcggcgaggacgactgGGACGATATCCTCGAGGTCAACGCGCGCAGCCAGTTCGTCGTGACCAAGGCGTGCGTCGAGGGCATGCGGCGCCAGGGCTGGGGACGGGTCGTGCTCGTGGGGAGCATCGCGAGCAGGGGCGGGGGCATCAACGGGTGCCACTACGCGGCGTCCAAGGGGGCCATGAC GTCCATGGGGCTGAACCTCGCGACGGTGCTGGCCGGAGAGGGCATCACCGTTAACATT GTCCAACCCGCCATGATTGGAGCCACAGGCATGATACCAACGCCCAAATCTCG CACGTGGAAGAGCACGGATcacgtcgaggagctcaaggtgTCGGACCCAGGGCTGGGCATCGCGGCGAGCGTGCCGGTGCACCGGTTGGGCGTGCCCGAAGAAGTGGCCAATGTTGTTTCCAT GTTTGTCAAGACGGGATACATGACGGGGCAGGAGGtgttgctggcgggcgggctaAAGTAA
- the YOP1 gene encoding ER membrane protein DP1/Yop1 (EggNog:ENOG503Q36D~TransMembrane:4 (i36-56o62-80i87-104o110-129i)~COG:U~BUSCO:EOG09264USX) codes for MSAQQKAQNYLSTLDQELSKYPAINNLERQSGVPKAYAAIGVVALYFFLIIFNLGGQLLTNFAGFVIPGYYSLNALFTTSKDDDTQWLTYWVVFAFFTVTESFFNIVYWFPFYFVFKFVFLLWLSLPMFRGAEIVFKSFLSPTLGRYFQQPASTSAGLRSKTGGLDKSE; via the exons ATGTCTGCGCAGCAAAAGGCTCAGAACTACCTCAGCACCTTGGACCAGGAG CTTTCCAAGTATCCGGCCATCAACAACCTCGAGAGACAGTCGGGCGTTCCCAAGGCctacgccgccatcggcgtGGTCGCGCTCTACTTCTTTCTCATCATCTTcaacctcggcggccagctgctTACAAACTTTGCTGGTTTCGTCATCCCAGGATATTACTCGCTCAATGCGCTCTTCACCACGTCCAAGGACGATGACACTCAGTGGCTGACG TACTGGGTGGTCTTCGCCTTCTTCACCGTCACGGAGAGCTTCTTCAACATTGTCTACTGGTTTCCCTTCTACTTCGTCTTCAAGTTTGTTTTCCTTCTGTGGCTGTCGCTGCCCATGTTCCG CGGTGCCGAGATCGTCTTCAAGTCGTTCCTGTCTCCCACCCTCGGCCGATACTTccagcagcccgcctcgACTTCTGCCGGCCTGCGCTCCAAGACGGGTGGCCTGGACAAGTCCGAGTAA
- a CDS encoding uncharacterized protein (COG:S~EggNog:ENOG503P2TT), protein MTEDAASGTTTVKLAVLIDADNAQPSRVNYLLAEIAKYGTAFVKRAYGDWTDTNLTGWKERLLKCSIQPVQQFAYTTGKNATDSAMIIDAMDLLYSRSFDGFCLVSSDSDFTRLASRIRESGLVVYGCGERKTPKPFVAACDKFIYVENLVPGGGDAAAAAAAAAAGALVVPAGGTNAAAAAAAVPNQVRWLLRDAVVDMSDADGFANLAKVGGLVAKRHSDFDPRTYGFEKLAKLVEALPHMFEVERREPAVGKPPVVYARVRTRLSH, encoded by the coding sequence atgaccGAGGACGCCGCGTCGGGCACCACGACGGTCAAGCTCGCGGtgctcatcgacgccgacaacgcGCAGCCCAGCCGCGTCAACTACCTGCTGGCCGAGATCGCAAAGTACGGCACCGCCTTCGTCAAGCGCGCCTACGGCGACTGGACGGACACCAACCTCACGGGCTGGAAGGAGAGGCTGCTCAAGTGCTCCATCCAGCCCGTCCAGCAGTTCGCCTACACCACCGGCAAGAACGCCACCGACTCCGCCATGAtcatcgacgccatggacctGCTCTACTCGCGCAGCTTCGATGGCTTCTGCCTCGTCTCGAGCGACAGCGACTtcacccgcctcgcctcccgcATCCGCGAgtccggcctcgtcgtctacGGCTGCGGCGAGCGCAAGACCCCCAAGCCCTttgtcgccgcctgcgacaAGTTCATCTACGTCGAGAACCTGGTCccgggtggcggcgatgctgccgctgctgctgctgctgctgccgccggtgctcTAGTCGTCCCTGCCGGTGGTACcaacgctgctgctgccgccgccgccgtccccaACCAAGTGCGGTGGctcctgcgcgacgccgtcgtggacATGTCCGACGCTGACGGCTTCGCCAACTTGGCAaaggtcggcggcctcgtcgccaaacGGCACTCCGACTTTGACCCCCGGACGTACGGCTTCGAAAAGctcgccaagctcgtcgaggcgctcccCCACATGTTTgaggtcgagcgccgcgagccggCGGTGGGCAAACCCCCTGTCGTCTACGCGCGGGTCAGGACTCGATTGTCGCATTGA
- the CEL3B gene encoding Beta-glucosidase (COG:G~EggNog:ENOG503PC91~CAZy:GH3~SECRETED:SignalP(1-22~SECRETED:cutsite=TRA-VS~SECRETED:prob=0.5640)), translated as MMWSTTLAFAALALPFGASTRAVSPDVYPSPPGQGSGRWAGAYASARKLVTQMTLEEKVNVTRGFKTDANVCAGNSGSVPRLGWPGMCLHDAGNGVRATDMVSAWASGLHVGASWDRNLTYQRGLYMAKEFRAKGVNIALGPNAGPLGRTPLGGRNWEGFSVDPYLSGQLNAETIVGYQDAGVIANLKHFIANEQETYRRPYSGVEAASSNLDDKTLHEYYLWPFMDGVRAGVASVMCSYNRINNTYGCENSKLMNGVLKSELAFDGFVMLDWNAQHNLQSANGGLDMVMPYGGSWGDNLTHAVRNGTVTEKRITDMATRSDDEKKTLVPLLVILTTDRLCRILAAWYLVGQDAPDFPAPGVGMKNLSLPHEPVDARVPESKPVLLGGAVAGHVLVKNVNRTLPFRSKPKMLSVYGYDAAPPPTKNIDTLFQLGYTSSQEMGQAVLGTLRSFDQAARGGTITTGGRAGANAPPYMSDPLSAIQHRAAADGTWVNWDIASTTPDVNGATQACLVFINAIATEGWDRTGLHDDASDGLVLHVASRCANTVVVVHAAGIRLVDQWIEHPNVTAAVLAHLPGQDSGTALVRLLYGEDNFSGRLPYTVARNESDYPVYAPCGRGRDNTTDPQCDYTEGVYLDYRAFDARNVTPRFEFGYGLSYTTFEYSSLALSPTRALCATPPSSPSSSSTNSTHDGLWDVVAHVEATVANAGPVSGDEVAQLYVGIPGAPPKQLRGFEKVHLRPGAAATVRFDLTRRDVSVWDVARQRWVVQKGEYPVYVGASCRDVRLTGSLVVE; from the exons ATGATGTGGTCCACGACATTGGCCttcgcggccctcgcgctgCCCTTTGGCGCATCGAcccgcgccgtctcgcccgacgTCTATCCCAGCC CTCCCGGCCAAGGCTCTGGCcgctgggcgggcgcctATGCCAGCGCGCGCAAGCTCGTCACGCAGATGACGCTCGAGGAAAAGGTCAACGTCACGCGCGGCTTCAAGACCGACGCCAACGTCTGCGCCGGCAACTCGGGCTCCGTGCCCCGGCTCGGCTGGCCCGGCATGTGCCTCCACGACGCGGGCAACGGCGTCCGCGCCACCGACATGGTCAGCGCCTGGGCCTCGGGCCTGCACGTCGGCGCCAGCTGGGACCGCAACCTGACGTACCAGCGCGGCCTCTACATGGCCAAGGAGTTTCGCGCCAAGGGAG TCAACATTGCTCTGGGCCCCAACGCCGGGCCCTTGGGCCGCACACCTCTTGGCGGCCGGAACTGGGAGGGCTTCTCCGTCGACCCTTATCTCTCCGGCCAGCTCAACGCCGAGACAATCGTCGGATATCAAGACGCCGGCGTTATTGCCAACCTCAAG CACTTCATCGCCAACGAGCAAGAGACGTACCGACGCCCTTACtctggcgtcgaggccgcgtcgtccaacctcgacgacaagaccCTGCACGAGTACTACCTCTGGCCCTTCATGGACggcgtccgcgccggcgtcgcctccgtcatGTGCTCTTACAACCGCATCAACAACACCTACGGCTGCGAGAACAGCAAGCTCATGAACGGCGTCCTCAAGTCGGAGCTCGCCTTTGACGGCTTCGTCATGCTCGACTGGAACGCCCAGCACAACCTGCAGAGCGCAAACGGGGGGCTCGACATGGTCATGCCCTACGGTGGCTCCTGGGGGGACAATTTGACGCACGCCGTTCGGAACGGGACCGTGACCGAGAAGCGTATCACggacatggcgacgaggtcaGACGATGAAAAGAAAACCCTCGTACCTCTTTTGGTCATCTTGACGACTGACCGGCTTTGCAGAATCCTCGCCGCTTGGTacctcgtcggccaagaCGCGCCAGACTTCCCGGCCCCGGGCGTCGGCATGAAGAACCTCTCCCTGCCGcacgagcccgtcgacgcccgcgtcccCGAGTCCAAGCCggtgctcctcggcggtgctgtcgccggccacgtcctcgtcaagAATGTCAACCGCACGCTGCCGTTCCGCAGCAAGCCCAAGATGCTGTCCGTCTACGGctacgacgccgcgccgccgcccaccaagAACATCGACACCCTCTTCCAGCTCGGCTACACGTCCTCGCAGGAGATGGGCCAGGCGGTGCTCGGCACGTTGCGCAGCTTCGACCAGGCAGCGCGCGGgggcaccatcaccactggcggcagggcgggcgccaacgcgccgccaTACATGAGCGAC CCCCTGAGCGCCATCCAGcaccgtgccgccgccgacggcacctgGGTCAACTGGGACATCGCGTCCACCACCCCGGACGTCAACGGCGCGACGCAGGCCtgcctcgtcttcatcaacgccatcgccaccgagGGCTGGGACCGCACGGGActgcacgacgacgcaaGCGACGGGTTGGTGCTGCACGTGGCCTCGCGCTGCGCCaacaccgtcgtcgtcgtccacgccgccggcatccgcctcgtcgaccagtGGATCGAGCACCCCAacgtcacggccgccgtcttggcccACCTGCCCGGCCAGGACTCGGGCACCGCCCTCGTACGCCTGCTCTACGGCGAGGACAACTTCTCCGGCCGCCTGCCCTACACCGTCGCGCGCAACGAGTCCGACTACCCCGTGTATGCGCCGTGCGGCCGTGGTCGGGACAACACGACGGACCCCCAGTGCGACTACACCGAGGGCGTCTACCTCGACTACCGCGCCTTTGACGCCAGGAACGTGACGCCGCGCTTCGAGTTTGGCTACGGCCTGAGCTACACCACCTTTGAGTactcgtcgctcgcgctCTCACCTACCAGGGCGCTGTGCgcgacaccaccatcatcaccatcgtcgtcgtcgacgaacAGCACCCACGACGGCCTATGGGACGTGGTCGCGCACGTCGAAgccaccgtcgccaacgCGGGCCCCGTCTCGGGCGACGAAGTTGCGCAACTGTACGTCGGCAtccccggcgcgccgcccaagcagCTGCGCGGCTTCGAGAAGGTCCACCtgcggcccggcgcggcggcgacggtgcgctTCGACTTGACGAGACGCGACGTGAGCGTGTGGGACGTGGCGCGCCAGCGCTGGGTCGTGCAGAAGGGGGAGTATCCCGTGTACGTGGGAGCGAGTTGTCGCGATGTGAGGTTGACGGGGTCACTGGTGGTCGAGTAG
- the CEL3B gene encoding Beta-glucosidase (EggNog:ENOG503PC91~COG:G) translates to MDGVRAGVASVMCSYNRINNTYGCENSKLMNGVLKSELAFDGFVMLDWNAQHNLQSANGGLDMVMPYGGSWGDNLTHAVRNGTVTEKRITDMATRSDDEKKTLVPLLVILTTDRLCRILAAWYLVGQDAPDFPAPGVGMKNLSLPHEPVDARVPESKPVLLGGAVAGHVLVKNVNRTLPFRSKPKMLSVYGYDAAPPPTKNIDTLFQLGYTSSQEMGQAVLGTLRSFDQAARGGTITTGGRAGANAPPYMSDPLSAIQHRAAADGTWVNWDIASTTPDVNGATQACLVFINAIATEGWDRTGLHDDASDGLVLHVASRCANTVVVVHAAGIRLVDQWIEHPNVTAAVLAHLPGQDSGTALVRLLYGEDNFSGRLPYTVARNESDYPVYAPCGRGRDNTTDPQCDYTEGVYLDYRAFDARNVTPRFEFGYGLSYTTFEYSSLALSPTRALCATPPSSPSSSSTNSTHDGLWDVVAHVEATVANAGPVSGDEVAQLYVGIPGAPPKQLRGFEKVHLRPGAAATVRFDLTRRDVSVWDVARQRWVVQKGEYPVYVGASCRDVRLTGSLVVE, encoded by the exons ATGGACggcgtccgcgccggcgtcgcctccgtcatGTGCTCTTACAACCGCATCAACAACACCTACGGCTGCGAGAACAGCAAGCTCATGAACGGCGTCCTCAAGTCGGAGCTCGCCTTTGACGGCTTCGTCATGCTCGACTGGAACGCCCAGCACAACCTGCAGAGCGCAAACGGGGGGCTCGACATGGTCATGCCCTACGGTGGCTCCTGGGGGGACAATTTGACGCACGCCGTTCGGAACGGGACCGTGACCGAGAAGCGTATCACggacatggcgacgaggtcaGACGATGAAAAGAAAACCCTCGTACCTCTTTTGGTCATCTTGACGACTGACCGGCTTTGCAGAATCCTCGCCGCTTGGTacctcgtcggccaagaCGCGCCAGACTTCCCGGCCCCGGGCGTCGGCATGAAGAACCTCTCCCTGCCGcacgagcccgtcgacgcccgcgtcccCGAGTCCAAGCCggtgctcctcggcggtgctgtcgccggccacgtcctcgtcaagAATGTCAACCGCACGCTGCCGTTCCGCAGCAAGCCCAAGATGCTGTCCGTCTACGGctacgacgccgcgccgccgcccaccaagAACATCGACACCCTCTTCCAGCTCGGCTACACGTCCTCGCAGGAGATGGGCCAGGCGGTGCTCGGCACGTTGCGCAGCTTCGACCAGGCAGCGCGCGGgggcaccatcaccactggcggcagggcgggcgccaacgcgccgccaTACATGAGCGAC CCCCTGAGCGCCATCCAGcaccgtgccgccgccgacggcacctgGGTCAACTGGGACATCGCGTCCACCACCCCGGACGTCAACGGCGCGACGCAGGCCtgcctcgtcttcatcaacgccatcgccaccgagGGCTGGGACCGCACGGGActgcacgacgacgcaaGCGACGGGTTGGTGCTGCACGTGGCCTCGCGCTGCGCCaacaccgtcgtcgtcgtccacgccgccggcatccgcctcgtcgaccagtGGATCGAGCACCCCAacgtcacggccgccgtcttggcccACCTGCCCGGCCAGGACTCGGGCACCGCCCTCGTACGCCTGCTCTACGGCGAGGACAACTTCTCCGGCCGCCTGCCCTACACCGTCGCGCGCAACGAGTCCGACTACCCCGTGTATGCGCCGTGCGGCCGTGGTCGGGACAACACGACGGACCCCCAGTGCGACTACACCGAGGGCGTCTACCTCGACTACCGCGCCTTTGACGCCAGGAACGTGACGCCGCGCTTCGAGTTTGGCTACGGCCTGAGCTACACCACCTTTGAGTactcgtcgctcgcgctCTCACCTACCAGGGCGCTGTGCgcgacaccaccatcatcaccatcgtcgtcgtcgacgaacAGCACCCACGACGGCCTATGGGACGTGGTCGCGCACGTCGAAgccaccgtcgccaacgCGGGCCCCGTCTCGGGCGACGAAGTTGCGCAACTGTACGTCGGCAtccccggcgcgccgcccaagcagCTGCGCGGCTTCGAGAAGGTCCACCtgcggcccggcgcggcggcgacggtgcgctTCGACTTGACGAGACGCGACGTGAGCGTGTGGGACGTGGCGCGCCAGCGCTGGGTCGTGCAGAAGGGGGAGTATCCCGTGTACGTGGGAGCGAGTTGTCGCGATGTGAGGTTGACGGGGTCACTGGTGGTCGAGTAG